The following proteins come from a genomic window of Streptomyces sp. NBC_00539:
- a CDS encoding Asp23/Gls24 family envelope stress response protein, with protein sequence MSDTINPAAGGGEPGSGLTAKAPTGQVGAGTAPQSRGRTTISDSVVEKIVGMATREIPGIHSLGAGMARTIGAVKDMVPGGRSSVSRGVKVEVGERQAAVDLDVVVEYGVAIVDLAGEVRLNVISAVERMTGLEVVEVNITVDDVHLPDEEDEDEETAATRVQ encoded by the coding sequence ATGTCGGACACCATCAACCCCGCCGCCGGTGGGGGAGAGCCCGGGTCGGGTCTTACGGCCAAGGCCCCGACCGGTCAGGTCGGCGCCGGCACGGCGCCCCAGTCTCGGGGCCGGACGACCATATCGGACAGTGTGGTCGAGAAGATCGTAGGAATGGCAACCCGCGAGATTCCAGGCATCCACAGTCTCGGCGCGGGTATGGCCCGCACCATCGGCGCCGTGAAGGACATGGTTCCCGGCGGACGCAGCAGCGTCAGCCGTGGCGTGAAGGTGGAAGTGGGTGAACGGCAGGCGGCCGTCGACCTGGACGTCGTCGTGGAGTACGGGGTGGCCATCGTGGACCTCGCCGGCGAAGTCCGCCTCAACGTCATCTCGGCCGTGGAACGCATGACCGGCCTGGAAGTCGTGGAGGTGAACATCACCGTCGATGACGTCCACCTGCCCGACGAGGAAGACGAGGACGAGGAAACCGCGGCGACGCGCGTGCAGTGA
- a CDS encoding colicin E3/pyocin S6 family cytotoxin yields the protein MTRIDESLSAALRNASNRANASQKVATGLAPTPTPEGLPAFPPPPAAKRARSKASIQGGGGLRARGKDAKGRIDEHDRQRDTVGNTTRSSRPAPTPTAWLPLADDPNGVRQADETRPLRPSPAAD from the coding sequence ATGACCAGGATCGACGAGAGCCTGAGCGCTGCCCTGCGTAACGCGAGTAATCGTGCCAACGCCTCGCAGAAGGTTGCCACGGGCCTGGCACCCACGCCCACGCCTGAGGGGCTGCCCGCCTTCCCCCCCCCCCCCGCGGCGAAGCGAGCCAGGTCGAAGGCTTCCATTCAAGGCGGGGGAGGGCTGCGCGCACGTGGGAAGGACGCCAAGGGTCGGATTGATGAGCACGACCGGCAGCGCGACACGGTCGGGAATACGACACGATCATCGAGACCGGCACCGACTCCTACCGCCTGGCTACCACTCGCGGACGACCCGAACGGGGTCAGGCAGGCTGACGAGACGCGGCCGTTGAGGCCGTCGCCTGCTGCCGATTGA
- the amaP gene encoding alkaline shock response membrane anchor protein AmaP — protein MKRQSAVNRILVGLTGLVLLGAGLLILAGGFNVYERRHVTPPNGWPLATPGAVVLSYRTRTRWTDQDWWWPVVIAALVIIILLALWWLLAQLRRPHPGHLRLGQPATPEGGVELRERALSDALAADARSQAGIGQATARTLGTTRHPEAHLDVTLTPDSSPAEVLQALCDGPLTRARQSTGHSHLPLQANFRATRHKPHRTE, from the coding sequence ATGAAGAGGCAATCGGCAGTCAACCGGATCCTTGTGGGCCTGACCGGCCTGGTCCTGCTCGGTGCGGGGCTCCTCATCCTCGCGGGCGGTTTCAACGTCTACGAGCGCCGGCACGTCACGCCCCCCAACGGCTGGCCGCTGGCCACTCCTGGCGCCGTCGTACTGAGCTACCGCACCCGTACCCGCTGGACGGACCAGGACTGGTGGTGGCCCGTGGTGATCGCCGCCTTGGTCATCATCATCCTGCTGGCCCTGTGGTGGCTGCTGGCCCAACTACGCCGGCCCCACCCGGGCCACCTGCGCCTCGGGCAACCGGCGACGCCGGAGGGCGGCGTGGAGCTGAGAGAGCGCGCCCTCAGCGACGCCCTGGCCGCCGACGCACGCAGCCAAGCCGGCATCGGCCAAGCCACGGCGCGCACGCTCGGCACGACGCGCCACCCGGAAGCCCACCTCGACGTCACCCTCACTCCGGACAGCAGCCCCGCCGAGGTCCTCCAGGCGCTGTGCGACGGCCCACTGACCCGAGCCCGTCAGTCCACCGGCCACAGTCATCTCCCTCTCCAGGCGAACTTCCGTGCCACCCGGCACAAGCCGCATCGCACGGAATAG
- a CDS encoding NAD(P)-dependent oxidoreductase → MSQNTVEKTPVTLLGLGAMGTALARTWLAAGHPLTVWNRTPARAAALAAEGARVADSAAEAVAANTLVVVCLLDDTSVDEVLTGTDLSDRDLVNLTTSTPAQARARAEWAFERGARYLDGGIMAVPPMIGVPEAGGYVFYSGSRELFEQHQEPLAIPAGTTYVGEDAGFAALHDLALLSAMYGMFAGVAHAFALIRKEDIDPAALAPLLADWLVAMAPTVHQTADQLRSGDYTKGVVSNLAMQVAGTPTFLSTAEQQGVSPELLSPYFELMRRRLAQGSGEEDLTGVIDLLVH, encoded by the coding sequence ATGTCACAGAACACCGTTGAGAAGACTCCCGTCACGTTGTTGGGCCTTGGCGCGATGGGCACCGCGCTGGCCCGTACCTGGCTTGCCGCCGGCCACCCGCTCACCGTCTGGAACCGCACCCCGGCCCGTGCCGCGGCACTCGCCGCCGAGGGGGCACGGGTCGCGGACAGCGCCGCTGAGGCGGTCGCGGCGAACACCCTGGTCGTCGTCTGCCTTTTGGACGACACCTCGGTCGACGAGGTACTGACCGGCACCGACCTATCCGACAGGGACCTGGTCAACCTGACCACCAGCACCCCTGCCCAGGCCCGCGCCCGCGCCGAGTGGGCCTTCGAGCGCGGCGCCCGCTACTTGGACGGCGGGATCATGGCCGTCCCTCCGATGATCGGCGTCCCGGAAGCCGGAGGCTACGTCTTCTACAGCGGCTCGCGGGAGCTGTTCGAGCAGCACCAGGAGCCCCTGGCCATCCCGGCGGGCACCACCTACGTCGGCGAGGACGCGGGCTTCGCGGCCCTGCACGATCTGGCCCTGCTCAGCGCCATGTACGGGATGTTCGCCGGGGTCGCGCACGCCTTCGCCCTGATCCGCAAGGAGGACATCGACCCCGCGGCCCTCGCCCCGCTGCTCGCCGACTGGCTCGTCGCGATGGCCCCGACGGTTCACCAGACCGCTGACCAGCTGCGCAGCGGCGACTACACCAAGGGCGTCGTCTCCAACCTCGCCATGCAGGTAGCCGGCACGCCGACCTTCCTGAGCACTGCCGAGCAGCAGGGTGTCAGCCCGGAACTACTGAGCCCTTACTTCGAGTTGATGCGGCGCCGCCTGGCCCAGGGCAGCGGCGAGGAGGACCTGACAGGCGTGATCGACCTGCTCGTGCACTGA
- a CDS encoding DUF6286 domain-containing protein — translation MKGHLDPPVRTEQPGTDDAAAGATGQPARHPPGTEQPGGGVVRGRRPWSARRIPAALVALVVAGAAVLVLVDVIRVRVGRSAAAWRTSLARELATRPLDDVWIRIGAVVVALLGLWLIVLALTPGLRRRLPLNSSDADVRAVLDRGAATVFLRDAALRVPGVSRATIHLGRRRLAARAEVRFRDPSEVRADVSTALREQLDRLGLANPPTRISVRARHFRK, via the coding sequence ATGAAGGGTCATCTGGATCCGCCGGTCCGGACGGAGCAGCCGGGCACCGATGACGCCGCCGCCGGCGCGACCGGGCAACCGGCCAGACACCCTCCGGGTACCGAGCAGCCCGGTGGTGGCGTCGTCCGCGGGCGCCGACCGTGGTCCGCCCGCCGGATACCCGCCGCGCTGGTCGCCTTGGTCGTCGCAGGTGCCGCCGTACTCGTCCTGGTCGACGTCATCAGGGTCCGCGTCGGCCGGTCCGCCGCGGCGTGGCGCACGAGCCTCGCCCGCGAGCTGGCCACGCGTCCTCTGGACGACGTCTGGATTCGGATCGGTGCCGTCGTCGTCGCCCTCCTCGGTCTCTGGCTGATCGTGCTGGCTCTCACCCCGGGCCTGCGCCGCCGGCTGCCGCTCAACAGTTCCGACGCCGACGTCCGCGCCGTGCTGGACCGCGGCGCCGCAACTGTCTTCCTACGCGATGCAGCCCTGCGCGTCCCCGGGGTAAGCCGCGCAACGATCCACCTCGGTAGACGCCGCCTCGCAGCCCGAGCGGAGGTACGGTTCCGCGACCCGAGCGAGGTCAGGGCAGATGTGTCGACCGCCCTGCGGGAGCAACTCGACCGGCTGGGGCTGGCCAACCCTCCCACCCGGATCTCCGTCCGGGCACGTCACTTCCGAAAGTGA
- a CDS encoding DUF427 domain-containing protein: MTRGHDITIEQGTEHVRVVKDGQVLAESRRPLVLRETGCPPRYYLPPEDVRTDLLTPSDTTTHCPFKGEAGYWSVPGATDLVWAYADPKPDVAAIKDHLCFYDTEVL; encoded by the coding sequence ATGACACGTGGACACGACATCACCATCGAACAGGGCACCGAGCACGTTCGCGTCGTGAAGGACGGACAGGTGCTGGCCGAAAGTCGGCGCCCCTTGGTGCTGCGCGAGACGGGTTGCCCCCCGCGGTACTACCTGCCGCCCGAGGACGTACGCACCGACCTGCTGACCCCCTCCGACACCACCACCCACTGCCCGTTCAAGGGGGAGGCTGGCTACTGGTCCGTCCCCGGGGCCACCGACCTCGTCTGGGCGTACGCGGACCCCAAGCCAGACGTCGCCGCGATCAAAGACCACCTCTGCTTCTACGACACCGAGGTCCTCTGA
- a CDS encoding fascin domain-containing protein → MALSEADLAKLGDTPIAIQSTHYPNVYLRMDGTGVTAPSEPGGGKVNCQYGTGAWTTFKVRPQADGSYAFESVAFPSVFLRMDGAGVPTNMSGGGTVNCQSFIGPYEKFRARAQPDGSFSFESAAFTNIFLRLVTGSGVTAATGPGGTVNCQYNANGGGDEKFFLDKA, encoded by the coding sequence ATGGCTTTATCGGAAGCCGACCTCGCGAAGCTCGGAGACACTCCGATCGCGATCCAGTCGACGCACTACCCGAACGTGTACCTGCGTATGGACGGGACTGGCGTGACCGCCCCCAGTGAGCCCGGCGGCGGTAAGGTCAACTGTCAGTACGGCACCGGGGCCTGGACGACGTTCAAGGTCCGGCCGCAGGCCGACGGCTCGTACGCGTTCGAGTCAGTGGCCTTCCCCAGCGTGTTCCTGCGCATGGACGGCGCCGGGGTTCCCACCAACATGAGCGGTGGGGGTACGGTCAACTGCCAGTCCTTCATCGGCCCCTACGAGAAGTTCCGTGCGCGCGCCCAGCCCGACGGTTCGTTCTCCTTCGAGTCGGCGGCCTTCACGAACATCTTCCTGCGCTTGGTGACCGGCAGCGGGGTCACCGCCGCCACCGGCCCCGGCGGAACGGTGAACTGCCAGTACAACGCCAACGGCGGCGGCGACGAAAAGTTCTTCCTCGACAAAGCATAG
- a CDS encoding Asp23/Gls24 family envelope stress response protein, producing the protein MTSDPATGPSAGAADASLAGAVPPAERGATVIPDKVVARIAARAAREALTEEAAASPERGSLSTPSASVTTGNGTARLRLSMNLLYPTDLVTASRRVQQYVGERVTRLTGMKVIEVSVVIEQLVASGSSRQGRVR; encoded by the coding sequence ATGACCTCGGATCCCGCCACCGGCCCGTCCGCAGGAGCGGCCGACGCCTCACTCGCGGGCGCAGTGCCCCCGGCGGAACGCGGCGCCACGGTCATCCCGGACAAGGTCGTGGCCCGCATTGCGGCCCGGGCCGCACGGGAAGCGCTGACCGAGGAAGCGGCGGCGTCCCCCGAGCGCGGCAGTCTGAGTACTCCGAGCGCCTCGGTCACCACCGGGAACGGCACGGCGCGCCTGAGGCTCTCCATGAATCTGCTCTATCCCACGGACCTCGTCACTGCCTCTCGCCGGGTGCAGCAATACGTCGGCGAGCGGGTCACCCGACTGACCGGAATGAAGGTCATCGAGGTCTCTGTGGTCATCGAGCAACTCGTCGCGTCCGGCAGTTCTCGACAAGGTCGTGTGCGGTGA
- a CDS encoding NAD-dependent epimerase/dehydratase family protein, with translation MKTLVLGSTGYIGSAVVRRFEAEGHQVVRLVKDAGRLPAGATGVIGDLADPASLRTAVTDDIDAVVNLATPTGDEAVDTAAVDALTERLRGTGRAFVYTSGVWVLGATGDAALDEDAPTDAIAIVGYRPRIEQRVLAAGRDDVRAVVVRPGIVYGRGGGIPGLMTDWAREHGTGRYVGSAATHWPMVHVDDLAELFVLTVTKADGGSVLHGVAHEAVPVAALAAAADLAAGGTGRAEPWPQEQAAEVLGGPFAEALGLNQVVSGQRAVAELGWRPSRPYVLTELAGGDRG, from the coding sequence ATGAAGACACTCGTGCTGGGTTCGACCGGCTACATCGGATCGGCCGTGGTGAGGCGGTTCGAGGCGGAGGGCCACCAGGTGGTCCGTCTCGTGAAGGACGCAGGCCGGCTGCCCGCCGGGGCGACGGGGGTCATCGGCGACCTGGCCGACCCGGCCTCGCTGCGGACGGCGGTCACCGACGACATCGACGCCGTGGTCAACCTCGCGACGCCGACCGGCGACGAGGCGGTGGACACGGCGGCCGTGGACGCGCTGACCGAGCGGCTTCGCGGCACCGGACGGGCCTTCGTGTACACCAGCGGTGTATGGGTGCTCGGCGCCACCGGCGACGCGGCCCTCGACGAGGACGCGCCAACCGACGCCATCGCCATCGTCGGCTACCGCCCGCGGATCGAGCAGCGCGTGCTGGCCGCCGGCCGGGACGACGTGCGCGCCGTCGTCGTGCGGCCCGGCATCGTGTACGGCCGCGGCGGTGGCATCCCCGGCCTGATGACCGACTGGGCGCGCGAGCACGGCACCGGCCGGTACGTCGGCTCGGCGGCGACCCATTGGCCGATGGTGCACGTGGACGACCTCGCCGAACTCTTCGTGCTGACGGTGACGAAGGCCGACGGGGGCAGCGTGCTGCACGGCGTGGCGCACGAAGCGGTGCCGGTGGCAGCGCTCGCCGCGGCCGCCGACCTCGCCGCGGGGGGCACCGGCCGGGCCGAGCCCTGGCCGCAGGAGCAGGCCGCCGAGGTCCTGGGCGGCCCGTTCGCCGAGGCCCTCGGCCTGAACCAGGTGGTGTCCGGGCAGCGCGCCGTCGCCGAACTCGGCTGGCGGCCCAGCCGCCCGTACGTCCTCACCGAGCTTGCCGGAGGCGACCGTGGCTGA
- a CDS encoding winged helix-turn-helix transcriptional regulator gives MTTLNRPGAPDGHVCGIDTAMEVIGGKWKVLILWALHEHPYRRFGELRRLLPGITEKVLASHLRELEADGVVHRVSYDEVPPRVEYSLTEDGMRLNDALQPLAAWGRERPTTRGLEEEAG, from the coding sequence ATGACGACGCTGAACCGGCCGGGTGCACCAGACGGGCACGTCTGCGGGATCGACACCGCGATGGAGGTGATCGGCGGCAAGTGGAAGGTGCTGATCCTCTGGGCGCTCCACGAGCACCCCTACCGCCGCTTCGGCGAGCTGCGTCGACTGCTTCCCGGCATCACCGAGAAGGTGCTGGCCTCCCACTTGCGTGAGCTGGAAGCGGACGGCGTCGTGCACCGCGTCTCTTACGACGAGGTGCCGCCCCGCGTCGAGTACTCGCTGACCGAGGACGGCATGCGCCTCAACGACGCGCTCCAGCCGCTGGCCGCCTGGGGGCGCGAGCGGCCGACCACTCGAGGGCTGGAGGAGGAGGCGGGCTAG
- a CDS encoding YunG family protein, with protein sequence MTPLLLTDVERAIRNSWSAETCTPEFRSRWTEDNPARDQCGVTAMVLNDLLGGELIRGEVHVDGERVDYHWWNRLGMGVEIDLTREQFGPEEIVTGGIVIPRPPVTEWRRLREEYELLRDRVLEKLNRQQATASTAASRQPA encoded by the coding sequence ATGACACCGTTGCTTCTCACCGACGTCGAACGAGCCATTCGCAACAGCTGGAGTGCCGAGACGTGCACTCCTGAGTTCCGATCGCGCTGGACCGAGGACAATCCGGCGCGGGACCAGTGCGGGGTGACCGCCATGGTGCTCAATGACCTGCTGGGAGGCGAGTTGATCCGGGGAGAGGTCCACGTCGACGGGGAGCGTGTGGACTACCACTGGTGGAACCGCCTGGGCATGGGCGTCGAGATCGACCTCACCCGCGAGCAGTTCGGACCGGAGGAGATCGTCACCGGAGGCATCGTGATCCCCCGCCCGCCCGTGACGGAGTGGCGCAGGCTCCGTGAGGAATACGAGCTTCTCCGCGACCGCGTCTTGGAGAAGCTCAATCGGCAGCAGGCGACGGCCTCAACGGCCGCGTCTCGTCAGCCTGCCTGA
- a CDS encoding dienelactone hydrolase family protein: MPTKTLQIPTADGQADAFAAFPDHGTHYPGVLMYADGFGIRPVIRELARELAGHGYYVLVPNHFYRHGPTPVIELPQHIGEQDRPQIMAQLMPLIQAHTAERVRSDADAYLDFLTAQPEVGAGPVAVTGYCIGGLLAMRTAAAHPGRVAAAASFHGPVGADGPDLFLRVTAQVHLGHAEGDLTPEALGELNQALDAAGVRYTSEIYPHTVHGFTMSDTDAFSAAGLRHHWDRLLPLLDHALSSR; this comes from the coding sequence ATGCCCACCAAGACCCTGCAGATTCCCACCGCGGACGGCCAGGCCGACGCCTTCGCCGCCTTCCCCGACCACGGCACGCATTACCCAGGGGTGCTGATGTACGCGGACGGTTTCGGCATTCGGCCCGTGATACGGGAGTTGGCCCGCGAGCTGGCCGGGCACGGGTACTACGTGCTCGTCCCCAACCACTTCTACCGGCACGGCCCGACACCGGTAATCGAGCTTCCCCAACACATCGGAGAGCAGGACCGCCCTCAGATCATGGCCCAGCTGATGCCCTTGATCCAGGCGCACACAGCCGAACGTGTCCGCAGCGACGCCGACGCCTACCTCGACTTCCTCACCGCCCAGCCCGAGGTCGGCGCCGGCCCGGTCGCGGTGACCGGCTACTGCATCGGCGGGCTCCTGGCGATGCGCACCGCCGCTGCCCATCCCGGCCGGGTAGCCGCCGCCGCCTCGTTCCACGGCCCCGTGGGCGCCGACGGGCCCGACCTCTTCTTGAGGGTCACCGCCCAGGTCCATCTCGGCCATGCCGAAGGCGACCTGACGCCCGAGGCCCTCGGGGAGCTCAACCAGGCCCTGGACGCCGCAGGTGTCCGCTACACCTCCGAGATCTATCCCCACACCGTCCACGGCTTCACCATGTCCGACACCGACGCTTTCAGCGCCGCCGGGCTCAGGCACCACTGGGACCGCCTGCTCCCCCTCCTCGACCACGCCCTGTCCAGCCGCTGA
- a CDS encoding MBL fold metallo-hydrolase — MADLTGATLPVCLTCGTQYAAPRPDCPVCLDERQYVGRGGQQWTSVAELRADGHQGRFEEQGPGVLGIGSTPEFAIGQRALLLRTAAGNVLWDCVPYLDDAVIREVRELGGITAIAISHPHFYSTMADWAHAFDAPVYLHEADRQWVGRPDPALRFWSGRTHRLTDELTLINPGVHFPGSAVMHWNVGRGALFTGDIVNVGPDPRWVSIMYSYANHVPERPDAVRAAGELLAGYRFDRIYGAWWDGAVTAGGNEVLARSVERYLRHEQAPPMKDGS; from the coding sequence GTGGCTGACCTGACCGGCGCGACGCTGCCCGTCTGCCTCACCTGCGGCACCCAGTACGCCGCCCCTCGCCCCGACTGCCCGGTCTGCCTGGACGAGCGCCAGTACGTCGGACGCGGCGGCCAGCAGTGGACCAGCGTGGCCGAGCTGCGCGCCGACGGCCACCAGGGCCGCTTCGAGGAACAGGGCCCCGGCGTCCTCGGCATCGGGAGCACGCCCGAGTTCGCCATCGGGCAGCGCGCGCTGCTGCTGCGTACGGCTGCCGGCAACGTGCTGTGGGACTGCGTGCCCTACCTCGACGACGCGGTGATCCGCGAGGTGCGGGAGCTCGGCGGCATCACCGCGATCGCCATCAGCCACCCGCACTTCTACTCCACCATGGCCGACTGGGCGCATGCCTTCGACGCGCCCGTTTACCTCCACGAGGCCGACCGGCAGTGGGTCGGCCGCCCCGACCCCGCCCTGCGCTTCTGGAGCGGGCGGACCCACCGGCTGACCGACGAACTGACGCTGATCAACCCGGGCGTCCACTTCCCGGGCAGCGCGGTCATGCACTGGAACGTGGGCCGGGGCGCGCTCTTCACCGGCGACATAGTGAACGTCGGACCCGACCCCCGGTGGGTGAGCATCATGTACAGCTACGCCAACCACGTCCCCGAGCGCCCCGACGCCGTCCGCGCCGCCGGCGAACTGCTCGCCGGCTACCGCTTCGACCGGATCTACGGCGCCTGGTGGGACGGCGCGGTCACCGCCGGCGGGAACGAGGTGCTGGCCCGCTCGGTCGAACGCTACCTCCGCCACGAGCAGGCCCCGCCGATGAAGGACGGCTCCTGA
- a CDS encoding nuclear transport factor 2 family protein yields MSFLTTAEVVRHFSRAFLDRDTSSLAELIADDCVMEARSPAPDGSRYEGRAECLEFCRALAEDRAGRFEPEAVVVTGERATVRWRYRFGDGPADSVRGVSLVLVRDGRIAESLGYGKTSGNAPSPGLRGRP; encoded by the coding sequence ATGTCGTTCCTCACTACGGCCGAGGTGGTCCGCCACTTCAGCCGGGCCTTCCTCGACCGTGACACCTCGTCACTCGCCGAGCTGATCGCCGACGACTGCGTGATGGAGGCGAGGAGCCCGGCTCCCGACGGGTCCCGCTACGAAGGGCGCGCCGAATGCCTGGAGTTCTGCCGGGCCCTCGCCGAGGACCGCGCGGGCCGGTTCGAGCCGGAGGCCGTCGTCGTCACCGGGGAACGGGCCACGGTCCGCTGGCGGTACCGCTTCGGTGACGGACCGGCCGACTCCGTCCGCGGCGTGAGCCTCGTGCTGGTGCGGGACGGCCGGATCGCCGAGTCCCTCGGCTACGGCAAGACCTCGGGCAACGCCCCGTCGCCCGGATTGCGTGGACGTCCGTGA
- a CDS encoding N-acetyltransferase, which yields MSWLPDDFVHPVLIPLPGGGQHLRPIREVDTPLDYPAVMGSRERLWTIFGPAWGWPAATMTYEADQADLLRHEKEIAAHQSFNYALFDAAETALLGCVYIDPPEKAGADGEISWWVVDELVGSEVEQALDALVPQWIAADWPFEQPRFLGREISWSDWLALPQHPDA from the coding sequence ATGAGCTGGCTTCCCGATGACTTCGTCCACCCCGTCCTGATACCGCTGCCGGGCGGTGGTCAACACCTGCGGCCGATCCGGGAGGTGGACACCCCGCTCGACTATCCGGCTGTGATGGGTTCGCGCGAGCGGCTGTGGACCATCTTCGGCCCGGCCTGGGGCTGGCCCGCGGCCACCATGACCTACGAGGCCGACCAGGCCGACCTGTTGCGGCACGAGAAGGAGATCGCCGCGCACCAGTCCTTCAACTACGCGCTGTTCGACGCAGCGGAGACAGCTCTGCTCGGCTGTGTCTACATCGACCCACCGGAGAAGGCCGGCGCGGACGGCGAGATCTCCTGGTGGGTGGTGGACGAGCTGGTGGGCAGCGAGGTCGAGCAGGCCCTCGACGCGCTGGTGCCGCAGTGGATCGCCGCCGACTGGCCGTTCGAGCAGCCGCGCTTCCTCGGCCGCGAGATCTCCTGGTCGGACTGGCTCGCCCTGCCGCAGCATCCCGACGCGTAA
- a CDS encoding LysR family transcriptional regulator has translation MEVRDIEIFLTLAEELHFGRAAVRLHLTQARVSQVIGRQERRLGGLLFDRSNRRQIRLTPLGQQLRSDLRPVFANLRDSLERARMAARGRTARLRVGMLPFNVPDMYPYWETFRSRHPQWELQLRRAPYVDPFARLREGDMDVFLTWLPVDEPDLTVGPVLFRDPRVLAVAAGHELAERPAVPFEALADFAHAMPPDMPDYWEDAYLSFHTARGRPIERIEQVTNADELIHLVGTGEIVHPFPSHVTHYWSMSHVRFVPVPEMGTIPYALVWRRDAENDLIRALAQTVRDIGVLHF, from the coding sequence GTGGAAGTACGCGACATCGAGATTTTCCTGACGTTGGCCGAGGAGCTGCATTTCGGCAGGGCCGCCGTCCGGCTGCACCTCACGCAGGCTCGTGTCAGTCAGGTGATCGGGCGTCAGGAGCGCAGGCTGGGCGGTTTGTTGTTCGACCGATCGAACCGCCGCCAGATCCGCCTGACCCCGCTCGGCCAGCAGCTTCGCAGCGACCTGAGGCCGGTCTTCGCGAACCTGCGTGACAGCCTCGAACGCGCCCGGATGGCCGCCCGCGGGAGGACGGCGCGCCTTCGCGTCGGCATGCTGCCATTCAACGTGCCCGACATGTACCCCTACTGGGAGACCTTCCGCTCCCGTCATCCCCAGTGGGAACTGCAGCTGCGCCGGGCGCCGTACGTCGACCCGTTCGCCAGGCTGCGCGAGGGCGACATGGACGTCTTCCTCACCTGGCTGCCGGTGGACGAGCCCGATCTCACCGTCGGCCCCGTCCTCTTCCGCGACCCCCGCGTGCTCGCCGTCGCCGCCGGCCACGAACTCGCCGAACGGCCCGCCGTCCCCTTCGAGGCCCTGGCCGACTTCGCCCATGCCATGCCACCCGACATGCCCGACTACTGGGAAGACGCCTACCTGTCGTTCCACACGGCCCGGGGGAGGCCGATCGAACGCATAGAGCAGGTCACCAACGCCGACGAGCTGATCCACCTCGTCGGCACCGGCGAGATCGTCCATCCCTTCCCGTCCCACGTCACCCACTACTGGTCCATGTCCCACGTCCGCTTCGTCCCCGTCCCGGAGATGGGGACGATCCCGTACGCCCTGGTGTGGCGCAGGGACGCCGAGAACGACCTCATTCGGGCCCTCGCCCAGACCGTCCGCGATATCGGAGTCCTGCACTTCTGA
- a CDS encoding RNA polymerase sigma factor gives MRPTPQPEAGITAGRGSSTGQDLHADLPDGLLTVRAGEGDEDAFAVLVRRHGGRLLALAQRLLGSPTDAEDAVQDAFISAWRQLPEFHQHASFGTWMYRIVTNRCLNMKRVRRPLSLDTLPEPAAADPGSSPPRVAESEAAAAALSRALLELGPELRVCWVLRELHGLSYAEIAHVVGSSEQTVRGRLFRARRALMEAMRPWR, from the coding sequence TTGCGGCCCACCCCACAGCCGGAAGCCGGAATCACGGCAGGTCGAGGGTCTTCGACAGGGCAGGATCTCCATGCCGACCTTCCTGACGGCCTGCTGACCGTACGTGCCGGGGAAGGAGACGAGGACGCCTTCGCGGTTCTGGTCCGTCGGCACGGCGGCCGACTGCTGGCCCTCGCGCAGCGCCTGCTCGGCAGCCCGACGGACGCCGAGGACGCCGTGCAAGACGCCTTCATCAGCGCGTGGCGACAGCTGCCCGAATTCCACCAGCATGCCTCTTTCGGCACCTGGATGTACCGTATCGTCACTAACCGCTGTCTCAACATGAAACGTGTGCGACGCCCGTTGTCCCTGGACACACTTCCCGAGCCCGCTGCCGCCGACCCCGGCAGCTCGCCGCCACGAGTCGCCGAGTCGGAGGCCGCCGCAGCCGCCCTGTCACGCGCCCTCTTGGAACTCGGCCCGGAGCTGCGGGTGTGCTGGGTCCTGCGGGAACTGCACGGTCTGTCCTATGCGGAGATCGCCCACGTGGTGGGGAGCAGTGAACAGACAGTGCGCGGCAGGCTCTTTCGCGCACGACGCGCCTTGATGGAGGCGATGCGCCCATGGCGCTAG